A genomic segment from Polyangium mundeleinium encodes:
- a CDS encoding tetratricopeptide repeat protein — MRTRTTAIAALFVALPVLSVLGPSDAHAQAPAAAATPSAADVTEAKKKFEAGSNLFKSGKFDKAIEEFRASYAKVNSPNSHLYVARCLREMGKLVDAYLEFEKVTAEAQTAGEKYAQTGETAKVERDELNTKLTLVSVDVTTPESGARLTISGVEVPQDRWGKPFPAMPGNVDIRLESGTKPAASQSLTTTAGESKTVSIGFATSKTGDGGDGSGDGNGGGGSGGETGSKGMSGMRIGAFAAGGLGVAGFVTFAVFGSMSNATYDDLKATCGGPCPADRQGDVDKGKMQQTVANVGLIVGAVGVAAGATLFVLSLKKDKKPEAAHTELIVGPAHLGVRGTF; from the coding sequence GTGCGAACCAGAACAACCGCGATCGCAGCTCTCTTCGTTGCTCTCCCCGTGCTCTCGGTCCTCGGGCCGAGCGACGCCCATGCGCAAGCCCCCGCCGCGGCAGCAACGCCCTCCGCAGCGGACGTCACCGAAGCCAAGAAGAAGTTCGAAGCCGGCTCGAACCTGTTCAAGAGCGGCAAGTTCGACAAGGCCATCGAGGAGTTCCGCGCCTCGTACGCCAAGGTGAACAGCCCGAACTCGCACCTCTACGTGGCGCGCTGTCTGCGGGAGATGGGCAAGCTCGTCGACGCCTACCTCGAATTCGAGAAGGTCACGGCCGAGGCCCAAACCGCCGGCGAGAAGTACGCGCAGACGGGCGAGACCGCGAAGGTCGAGCGCGACGAGCTCAACACGAAGCTGACGCTCGTGAGCGTGGACGTGACGACGCCCGAGAGCGGCGCGCGCCTGACCATCAGCGGGGTCGAAGTGCCCCAGGATCGCTGGGGCAAGCCCTTCCCCGCGATGCCCGGCAACGTGGACATCCGCTTGGAGTCCGGCACGAAGCCGGCTGCGTCGCAGTCGCTCACCACGACCGCAGGCGAGTCGAAGACGGTGTCGATCGGCTTCGCGACCAGCAAGACCGGCGACGGCGGCGATGGGAGCGGCGACGGCAACGGCGGCGGCGGCTCCGGCGGCGAGACCGGCAGCAAGGGCATGTCGGGGATGCGGATCGGCGCATTCGCGGCCGGCGGGCTCGGCGTCGCGGGCTTCGTGACGTTCGCGGTCTTCGGCTCGATGTCGAATGCGACGTACGACGATCTCAAGGCGACCTGCGGCGGTCCGTGTCCTGCGGATCGGCAAGGCGACGTCGACAAGGGCAAGATGCAGCAGACGGTCGCCAACGTGGGCCTCATCGTGGGCGCGGTCGGCGTGGCTGCAGGCGCGACGCTCTTCGTGCTCAGCCTGAAGAAGGACAAGAAGCCCGAAGCCGCGCACACCGAGCTCATCGTCGGCCCAGCCCACCTGGGCGTCCGCGGGACGTTCTGA